AGATGAGGTTCGCATTAGCTTGAGACACATTCATGATTACCTGGAAAAGATTCACAAAGGTGAGAGCATGCAAATGACGTACAGTTGTCAAACAAGAAACACTAGTATTAGACATTCTTAGATGACTTTGTTCTGTCATTCTCACAGGCCAGGCAGCCTGTATAGACAGACTGTGCATCACCCCACGAGAGCTGCAGTCCCGGCTAGGGGAGTTTGGGCAGTACTGTCCAGTTAGCTTAGCTCTTCATCGCCATCTGGTGGACTGTTCACATAATACCTCACTGGAATTGGCTGCAGAGTTCAGGGGCCACTTCTACAAAATGGCCAGCAGGGAATTTCTAGAGGTAAAGGATCAGATGGTCCAGGCAGCAGCACACAGAAATATTGGTTTAATTCACTCACATCTCTCtttatgtgtttaataaaaattcCTAGAGTCCCCAGAACAGTTTGTGGCTCCAGGTTGCCCCTACCCATTACCTCCTCCTCCACTCCTGCCTCATAAGCTCAGTACAGGCCAGGTGAAGAGTAGGTTCCCTCAACAGGTGGAGATGAAGGGTTTCTGCCCTGTCACTTATCTGGATGGTAAACAGAGGTACAGCAAAGACACTCTACAACACTTGATTAAAGAATAACCTTAATTTAAATGTAGTCTTGCTCACTCTAatcattaaagctgcagtcggtaacttttggggctcgcgtctggcggaagaaaattgtagccggagctacttctctctgtttacatctatggcgagtcacgcaggtactgtgctactctgcagcgttgccgaccccaaccagactaaaatagtccgaatataaacacttattataggtgtacagtagtgattcaggatatatacaaaaaaaacacgctttggaaaatggattcatgatgtactcgctcattatatatattttttacattttcaacacaaaacaacactgtggcacagccctgtgctgattggaccagaagagccgggagcggtggattttgtttatattggagagaagtagctccggctacaatgttcttccgccagacgcgagccccaaaagttaccgactgcagctttaataagCTACATTTTTAACTATATTCCAAGTAAAAACAGATCCCTGCCACGTAATTCTCTTCACCTGTAGGTATGAGGCTTTGGTGCGTGGAAAGACAGAATATGCTGTTGAGTACCAAAATAAGATCTACATCTTTGAGAgtgaaaagaaacaagaaaaatttCTCCAGTGAGTAGTTATTTTGCAGAGGGGATTCCTGATTGGCTAGTGCAATtactttgccattacagaaataaaatgcattttaaaatagaaaacagatatttcacAACAGAACTGTTCTTAGGTCACCCGAGACTTACTGGGACCAGAAACTTCCACATAAACTTCCTCCGTTGGAAGATCCGGTCTCACTAACCTCTTTACCGATCCTGGGCTATTTGGAACAAGTAAGAGGGCACTGAAACACAGAATATGCTGCTTTTGTCCACCTATAAATATTGGTCACATAATTGTGTAACCATCAGTAAACCATGTTTTTAACAAGTGGTAAAATAGTGtttaaagctttgtttttttgtgttaatttatttacttatcttaACCACAGTTGCGTTTGCTATTATTGTACacatattttttctgaaatatgtttgttttctcttttagaGTGTGGCAGTACCCATAATCAAAGCCATGACTGCTGTTGGTCAACTCAAGCCAAAGCTGCCCTTTCTCAGTGTGAAGAAATCTGCTGTGTTGTACCTGGCCTTTCATCTGAAAGGTGGCCTTGAATATCTTATTTTAGCTTCCTTTTAGAAGAGCTGAAAATgagaattcattcattcattcaatgtaGGATATTTTCAAGACTAAGTAAACACTTGAAATCTTTCTACCCTTCCACCCCCACAGCATTCAACAGCAGGAACCCAGACTACATCCGTCAGAAGTACAAAAAGAAACTTCAAAAGTTTGAGGAAAGCTGTGAGCTTATCTCATACCTGAGCACCACCATGAAGACACACAGATCCCCTCACAACCTGCCCCCTGATTTTGCACAGAAGCTGGACAGGTTTCTGGCCCTGGAGAAGTCCACCAAAACAGCCTCGGGTCTGATACAGCTTGGGGGAAGTTAAAACATaacttcaaataataaaaaccctGAGTCAGACTCAGCACATCATGATATTTGACAGTAGTGGTTGATGTTACATTAGTAAAATTCATAGATACACATTTTGAGAGGACTTTGTTAATGTGTTCTTTTCAATggacaattaaatatatgaatatacccaataaataaatttaattgatttttgtgATGTATTATTGTATTGAacgtttgctgttttttttttaattaatgacttaatggataatgaataaataaaacgatTGATAgaaaaatgacagacagacagacagatagagagacagaaagatacTGCATGAATAAATATGTTGAACGGTTCGTCATCGTTATGCGCCATTCGCCTCGGTTACCCTGACAACGAGACGCACACAACATGGCATCCACTATACATTTAGAGATCGTCGgtcttttaaataaacataattttcaaATAGCCAAAAGCATTGCCGAGGTAAAGTTTTTAAGAGGCTGACCattttgtatttatcattttaacatgGCTAACTGTTAAAAAGCCATAACGTCTCTACTTGCAGGGACTGAAAAATAAATTCCCGGAGTCATTTGACGATCCAACAATTCGCCCGTTGCTGGAATGTGACTGGCATGACTATTTATCGAATAAAAAGAGGGTAAGACACTTCCTAACGTTAATTACATACCGCTCGCTTGTTTCCAAAATCTGCGGTTTAGTAATAAATGACTCCCGCGCGTTGACTTGTCAAGAGCTGAAAGGGGAGGTCTGGCAGTACAGCGGCTGTCTAATGTCCTTCACAAACGGCCAGTTGCTCGGTGATGAGAGGAAACTGTCCAGCTGGGCAGAGAAAGAGTGGAAGTTTTCTTTCCATCGACCACAGGCGCTTTATAAAGCCCTAGCAGAGGAGTATTACACCAGCAACCTGCGAAGCAAAGGGGTAAATCAACACAAGAGCGAGGAATAAATGTTAATCCAGTCAATAAATAAACGCACATCATATGTAATGAGACTACAACTATCTATGATTTCACATAATAGCTACAATGTGTGCAACATCTGCTCTCTCTTTCCCAcagcatatttttgtttatatggaTATTGAAAGCGGTGGAGAGGCATTTGGCAGAATGTTGTTTGAGGTAAACCGATGTTATGCCTCTTGATAATGTAAGATGATTGATAAGTTGATTACTTGAGTTGTTGTGGAAATGTGTTTCTACTTTATTCTTCTCTACTCtcaaagtgttttaaatgtaacctGTCAGCTGTTCTCAGACTTGTGTCCAAAGACGTGTAGGAATTTTAAGGCCTTGTGCACTGGAGAGGCAGGTGTGTCCAAGAGTAACCTTGAGTTGAGCTATAAGGGCTCAATTTTTCACAGAGTTGTGCCAAATGGCTGGCTGCAGGGTGGAGGTAAGATAATAATCATAACtgtatcgatatatatatatatatatatatatatatatatatatatatatatatatatatatatatatatatatatatataaaacaaaacttgtgATTGTATATAATTCATTGATATATGATTTTGATTACAGATATTTCACCTGAAAGGAGAGGCACT
The sequence above is drawn from the Cyprinus carpio isolate SPL01 chromosome B20, ASM1834038v1, whole genome shotgun sequence genome and encodes:
- the ppil6 gene encoding probable inactive peptidyl-prolyl cis-trans isomerase-like 6, producing MASTIHLEIVGLLNKHNFQIAKSIAEGLKNKFPESFDDPTIRPLLECDWHDYLSNKKRELKGEVWQYSGCLMSFTNGQLLGDERKLSSWAEKEWKFSFHRPQALYKALAEEYYTSNLRSKGHIFVYMDIESGGEAFGRMLFELFSDLCPKTCRNFKALCTGEAGVSKSNLELSYKGSIFHRVVPNGWLQGGDISPERRGTGGESIYGPTFEDENFVVSHNKRGILGMANQGAHSNGSQFYITLQPASWMDHKYVAFGQLVEGTEVLKRLEAVPTYNERPKQDCKISACGVFEP